CTTTGTGCGCATATATGGCGCACGGCGCTGTAGTGCGCCGGACGCCTCGGCGTCCGGCATGCCTGAGCCCGTTCACCCATGAAGCGGAGCCTGCCTATGCTCTCTTATCTTTTCAACCGGCTGATGCAGAGCCTTGTTCTGCTGCTGCTCGTTTCGATCATCGGATTTGCCATCCTCAATCTCGCGCCCGGCGGCCCGCTGTCGCAATATGCGCTGACTCCGGGCATGACGCGCGAGGCAATGGACCGGATCGCCCATCAGATGGGCCTCGACCGGCCATTACCCATCCAGTATCTCGACTGGGTCTGGCGGCTGCTGCAAGGCGACTGGGGAAAATCCTACCGCGACCAGCAGCCGGTGCTGTCGATCATATCAAGCCATTTCTTCGCCACCCTGCTCTTGATGGGAACATCGACCGTCATTGCCGTCATTCTCGGTGTCTGGATCGGCATCAAGGGCGCCACCCGTCGCTATTCCCTTTTCGACTATGCGGCAACTGTCGGCGCCATGGTGGCACTGTCCATTCCGACGTTCTGGTTTGGTCTCGTGGCAATCTATGTTTTCGCGTTGAAGCTGAAATGGTTGCCAGCCGGTAATATGTATACGATCGGCAATGGCTCCTTTTCCGATTATGCCATCCATCTGGTCATGCCGAGCCTTGTGCTGGCGCTGGTCGATATCGCCGTGTGGAGCCGCTATATGCGGTCTGCCACACTGGAGGTGATCAACCAGGATTTTGTGCGCACCGCTAAGGCCAAGGGCGTGTCCCCCCGCCGGGTGCTGATGAAACATGTCGTTGGCAATGCGTTGCTGCCGATGATCACGCTTGCCGGTATGCAGCTTCCCATCGTGCTCGGCGGCGCGCTTGTGACCGAGACGGTGTTTACCTGGCCGGGTATGGGACGGCTGTTTCTCGACAGCCTCGGTTATCATGACTATCCGGTCGTGATGGGCCTGCTGATGTTTACAGCCGTCTTCGCACTGATCGGCAGCCTTGTCGCCGATCTTCTTGTCGCATTCGTCGATCCCCGTATTCGGCTCGGTTGACGAAACCCTGTCGCGAACCGAAGGAGAAGCCCATGTCCATTGCTATTCCGTCTCCGGTCCCGCCCGCGCGGCCTTCGCGCTGGTGGCGGAGCCGCGTCGCACGCCGGTTCTTCCGTCACAAACTCGCCCTTGTCGGCCTGGTGATGATCACGCTGTTGGTCTTTGCCTGTGTGGCTGGTCCCTCTCTTTTGCCCTATGACGAGTTGTTTATCGATCTGCGCGCCCGCTTTGCGCCGCCCCTGACTGGCGCCCACATCTTCGGCACCGATCCGCTGGGGCGTGACATCGCCGCAAGGTTGTTCAATGCCGGGCGTATTTCGCTGTTGATTGGTTTCTTCGCCATGCTGATGTCCACCGCTATCGGTGCCGTCGTTGGCGTTGTCGCGGGATATCGCGGCGGATTGATTGGCACGGTGCTGATGCGCTTCGTCGATGCCTTCCTGTCCTTTCCGTCGATCTTTCTGCTGCTGGCACTTGCCGCCTTTATCAGGCCAAGCCCGTTGATGATCACGGTCATCATCGCGGTGACATGCTGGATGGAAGTCGCCCGGATTGTGGAAGCGGAGGTGCGTTCGCTGCGCGAGCGCGATTTCGTTATGGCCGCCCGAATGCTGGGGCTGCGCA
This portion of the Allorhizobium ampelinum S4 genome encodes:
- a CDS encoding ABC transporter permease, whose amino-acid sequence is MSIAIPSPVPPARPSRWWRSRVARRFFRHKLALVGLVMITLLVFACVAGPSLLPYDELFIDLRARFAPPLTGAHIFGTDPLGRDIAARLFNAGRISLLIGFFAMLMSTAIGAVVGVVAGYRGGLIGTVLMRFVDAFLSFPSIFLLLALAAFIRPSPLMITVIIAVTCWMEVARIVEAEVRSLRERDFVMAARMLGLRNSHIMIHELLPNAVGPIIVAATLTVARAILLEAYVSFLGYGIQPPLPSWGNMLNSAQQYLGSAPWLAIVPGVAITLAVTSFNFIGDGLRDALDARSDNP
- a CDS encoding ABC transporter permease encodes the protein MLSYLFNRLMQSLVLLLLVSIIGFAILNLAPGGPLSQYALTPGMTREAMDRIAHQMGLDRPLPIQYLDWVWRLLQGDWGKSYRDQQPVLSIISSHFFATLLLMGTSTVIAVILGVWIGIKGATRRYSLFDYAATVGAMVALSIPTFWFGLVAIYVFALKLKWLPAGNMYTIGNGSFSDYAIHLVMPSLVLALVDIAVWSRYMRSATLEVINQDFVRTAKAKGVSPRRVLMKHVVGNALLPMITLAGMQLPIVLGGALVTETVFTWPGMGRLFLDSLGYHDYPVVMGLLMFTAVFALIGSLVADLLVAFVDPRIRLG